The Kitasatospora setae KM-6054 genome contains a region encoding:
- a CDS encoding carbohydrate kinase family protein — translation MIDYDILIVGGLGVDTIVRVDRLEVPSGGDSLAVPPVLDYPAHTGNGVALACLALGLRTKFADFLGDDPQGALVLAEYARRGLDFSHLPAPNGTPRSVNLVDREGRRFSFYDGRHPADARLPRAFWLPLLERSAHVHLSITGVNRDMYPDVERLGRTSSTDLHAWDGVEEHHLHYALRSDLVFLSAARLADRPEAAMRAVLERGRAELVVATAGADGAFLLTRADAAPRHFPTVDPGAPVVDSNGAGDAFVAGFLHRRLAGRPVEECMRAGAAAGAYTCTVAGTHTAFLDAPGLERALAG, via the coding sequence ATGATCGACTACGACATCCTGATCGTCGGCGGCCTCGGCGTGGACACCATCGTCCGGGTGGACCGGCTGGAGGTCCCGTCGGGCGGCGACTCGCTCGCCGTCCCCCCGGTGCTGGACTACCCGGCGCACACCGGCAACGGCGTGGCACTGGCCTGCCTGGCGCTGGGCCTGCGCACCAAGTTCGCCGACTTCCTCGGCGACGACCCGCAGGGCGCCCTGGTGCTGGCCGAGTACGCCCGCCGCGGCCTGGACTTCAGCCACCTGCCCGCCCCGAACGGCACCCCGCGCAGCGTCAACCTGGTCGACCGGGAGGGCCGCCGGTTCTCCTTCTACGACGGCCGGCACCCGGCGGACGCCCGGCTGCCGCGCGCGTTCTGGCTGCCGCTGCTGGAGCGCTCGGCGCACGTCCACCTGTCGATCACCGGCGTCAACCGGGACATGTACCCGGACGTCGAGCGGCTGGGCCGCACCAGCTCCACCGACCTGCACGCCTGGGACGGCGTCGAGGAGCACCACCTGCACTACGCGCTCCGCTCGGACCTCGTCTTCCTCTCCGCCGCGCGGCTGGCCGACCGCCCGGAGGCGGCGATGCGCGCCGTGCTGGAGCGCGGCCGGGCCGAGCTGGTGGTGGCCACGGCGGGCGCGGACGGCGCCTTCCTGCTGACCCGGGCGGACGCCGCGCCCCGGCACTTCCCGACCGTCGACCCGGGCGCGCCGGTCGTCGACAGCAACGGCGCGGGCGACGCCTTCGTCGCCGGCTTCCTGCACCGGCGGCTGGCCGGCCGCCCGGTCGAGGAGTGCATGCGGGCGGGCGCGGCCGCCGGGGCGTACACCTGCACCGTCGCGGGCACCCACACCGCGTTCCTGGACGCGCCGGGCCTGGAGCGGGCGCTGGCCGGCTGA
- a CDS encoding gluzincin family metallopeptidase — MREEVVRLLGQRARAVAGRDTAALLAVSATGAEEADRDLLTRTAALAFAGYELKLTVFAEPPADADRLSVGAELAYRLTGVDDYPALLERRIELVREPAGWRVAAETPTGAAAPWDLGTVRVAEGKRCLVLGLGEPAELAALVALADRAVPAAAGVWGPSDTRLLLELPLTVQQFARRMDVSADAYQGIAAVTLAVGGAPVHTPADRIVVNPDAYRQLSELGRRVVVTHEATHVATRADTRAWTPLWLSEGVADYTGYLGTGRTARQIAPELAKDVRAGRMPTALPADTAFAAGSDGIAQAYELSWLACDLIARTHGQDRLVALYRTVGAFGEGGLDRAMKAQLGVGVTEFTKSWTAEVAKLG; from the coding sequence GTGCGCGAGGAGGTGGTCCGGCTGCTCGGGCAGCGGGCCCGGGCGGTGGCCGGACGGGACACCGCGGCGCTGCTGGCGGTCTCCGCGACCGGCGCCGAGGAGGCCGACCGGGACCTGCTCACCCGGACCGCCGCGCTGGCCTTCGCCGGCTACGAGCTGAAGCTCACGGTGTTCGCCGAGCCGCCCGCCGACGCGGACCGGCTCAGCGTCGGCGCCGAGCTGGCCTACCGGCTGACCGGGGTGGACGACTACCCGGCGCTGCTGGAGCGGCGGATCGAGCTGGTCCGGGAGCCGGCCGGCTGGCGGGTGGCCGCCGAGACGCCGACCGGCGCGGCCGCGCCCTGGGACCTGGGCACCGTCCGGGTCGCGGAGGGGAAGCGCTGCCTGGTGCTCGGCCTCGGCGAGCCCGCCGAGCTGGCCGCGCTGGTCGCGCTGGCCGACCGCGCGGTGCCCGCCGCGGCCGGCGTCTGGGGTCCGTCCGACACCCGGCTGCTGCTCGAACTGCCGCTCACCGTGCAGCAGTTCGCCCGCCGGATGGACGTCTCCGCGGACGCCTACCAGGGCATAGCCGCGGTCACCCTGGCGGTCGGCGGCGCCCCCGTGCACACCCCCGCCGACCGGATCGTGGTCAACCCCGACGCGTACCGGCAGCTCAGCGAGCTCGGCCGCCGGGTGGTGGTCACCCACGAGGCCACCCACGTCGCCACCCGGGCCGACACCAGGGCCTGGACGCCGCTCTGGCTCTCCGAGGGCGTCGCCGACTACACCGGCTACCTCGGCACCGGGCGCACCGCCCGGCAGATCGCCCCCGAGCTGGCCAAGGACGTCCGGGCCGGCCGGATGCCGACCGCGCTGCCCGCCGACACGGCCTTCGCGGCCGGGTCGGACGGCATCGCCCAGGCGTACGAGCTGTCCTGGCTGGCCTGCGACCTGATCGCCCGGACGCACGGGCAGGACCGGCTGGTGGCGCTCTACCGGACCGTCGGGGCGTTCGGCGAGGGCGGCCTCGACCGGGCGATGAAGGCGCAGCTCGGGGTCGGGGTGACGGAGTTCACCAAGAGCTGGACGGCCGAGGTGGCCAAGCTCGGGTAG
- a CDS encoding NYN domain-containing protein translates to MAGGADGGVDETGQPGGGEQSADTGQPAGGAEPAGRPLPEGVRRRVVGIASDALGGIAPGELPASLRPYAKFTPARRAKYAATALAAALESDPAFRVRIAERLRLGQPDLVQALESGTVPAAADPMDVAAAAYLVRPSGWARLVEEAGEEAERADAEGAAAEAARLAERLQEELAEARTAARAELDRQRAEAEGVRKEAESLRKKVRSLEADTRRAQAESRRLAAELEAARAAAGAERSAAEGEARRLRHRVAELEAAVESGRRTVREGRSVEDMRLRLLLDTVLQSAQGLQRELALPVTALRPADLVEAVEPGSASPHDVARRGLAEDDPALLDQLLAIPQVHLVVDGYNVTKTGYPQLPLEQQRMRLLGGLAMLAQRTQAEVTCVFDGQDLDVPVIMAPPRGVRVRFSRTGETADELIRRLVRAEPQGRPVVVVSADKEVADGVRKAGARPVASVLLLNRLSRS, encoded by the coding sequence GTGGCCGGCGGCGCGGACGGCGGCGTCGACGAGACCGGGCAGCCGGGCGGCGGCGAGCAGTCGGCCGACACCGGGCAGCCGGCCGGCGGCGCGGAGCCGGCCGGGCGTCCGCTGCCCGAGGGCGTGCGCCGGCGGGTGGTCGGCATCGCCTCGGACGCGCTCGGCGGCATCGCGCCCGGCGAACTGCCCGCCTCGCTCCGCCCGTACGCCAAGTTCACCCCCGCCCGGCGGGCCAAGTACGCGGCGACCGCGCTGGCCGCCGCGCTGGAGTCGGACCCGGCGTTCCGGGTCCGGATAGCCGAGCGCCTGCGGCTCGGCCAGCCCGACCTGGTGCAGGCGCTGGAGTCGGGCACCGTCCCGGCCGCCGCCGACCCGATGGACGTGGCGGCCGCCGCCTACCTGGTCCGGCCGTCCGGCTGGGCCCGGCTGGTCGAGGAGGCCGGCGAGGAGGCCGAGCGGGCCGACGCCGAGGGCGCCGCCGCCGAGGCCGCCCGGCTGGCCGAGCGGCTCCAGGAGGAGCTGGCCGAGGCCAGGACGGCCGCCCGGGCCGAGCTGGACCGGCAGCGGGCCGAGGCCGAGGGCGTCCGCAAGGAGGCGGAGTCGCTGCGCAAGAAGGTCCGCTCGCTGGAGGCCGACACCCGCCGGGCGCAGGCCGAGAGCCGCCGGCTGGCCGCCGAGCTGGAGGCCGCCCGGGCCGCGGCCGGGGCCGAGCGCAGCGCCGCCGAGGGCGAGGCCCGGCGGCTGCGGCACCGGGTCGCCGAGCTGGAGGCCGCGGTGGAGAGCGGGCGGCGCACCGTCCGGGAGGGCCGCAGCGTCGAGGACATGCGGCTGCGCCTGCTGCTGGACACCGTGCTGCAGTCCGCCCAGGGCCTGCAGCGCGAGCTGGCGCTGCCGGTCACCGCGCTGCGCCCGGCCGACCTGGTGGAGGCGGTCGAGCCCGGCTCGGCCTCGCCGCACGACGTGGCCCGGCGCGGTCTGGCCGAGGACGACCCGGCGCTGCTGGACCAGCTGCTGGCGATCCCGCAGGTCCACCTGGTGGTGGACGGCTACAACGTGACCAAGACCGGCTATCCCCAACTGCCGCTGGAGCAGCAGCGGATGCGGCTGCTGGGCGGCCTGGCGATGCTGGCCCAGCGCACCCAGGCCGAGGTGACCTGCGTCTTCGACGGCCAGGACCTGGACGTGCCGGTGATCATGGCGCCGCCGCGCGGGGTCCGGGTGCGGTTCAGCCGCACCGGGGAGACCGCGGACGAGCTGATCCGCCGACTGGTGCGGGCCGAGCCGCAGGGCCGTCCGGTGGTGGTGGTCTCCGCGGACAAGGAGGTCGCGGACGGGGTGCGCAAGGCCGGGGCGCGGCCGGTGGCCTCGGTGCTGCTGCTGAACCGGCTCTCCCGCAGCTGA
- a CDS encoding glycosyltransferase family 87 protein produces the protein MESAQAEKAGGAEPSAPSPRAAEPSRRPLWALAGGWLATRTLIVLMVAGVLRIADTDVTTDISVIYHSWYEVLRTGTFPLDDVTWQYPPGAALVILLPGLLPWSYLVSFFVICGVVDAFAMALLMRAGVRRGRSYLGGWFWVAGVPLLGPTVYCRYDIIVTALAIAGLLVMLRRPALSGVLLGLGGLVKVWPLLALIGSPRGRRTRRAWTSAVACAAALGFLLMAGMNGAFEFLKFQSERGIEIESLGALPLHYAKLAGSWNGTVTMNYGSVEFLGPWVPVISKVMVGLSVAGFGWLLVWRLRAARWTSATTFDAALCALLIFTTTSRVISPQYMIWVVGLTAVCLTVRGSSQRPVAVLVLVTAVLTTLEFPVMFGAVNRSELGGVLVLTARNLLLLVTTVLSAYRLWRSTRRREALTTVVLPADQVTPQYPVRPGIAYEQDLLDDLTPADRG, from the coding sequence GTGGAGTCAGCCCAGGCCGAGAAGGCCGGTGGTGCGGAGCCGTCGGCGCCGTCGCCCCGGGCCGCCGAACCGAGCCGCCGCCCGCTGTGGGCGCTGGCGGGCGGCTGGTTGGCGACCCGGACGCTGATCGTGCTGATGGTCGCGGGCGTGCTGCGGATCGCCGACACCGACGTGACCACCGACATCTCGGTGATCTACCACAGCTGGTACGAGGTGCTGCGGACCGGCACCTTCCCGCTGGACGACGTGACCTGGCAGTACCCGCCGGGCGCGGCGCTGGTGATCCTGCTGCCGGGGCTGCTGCCCTGGTCGTACCTGGTGTCGTTCTTCGTGATCTGCGGCGTGGTGGACGCCTTCGCGATGGCGCTGCTGATGCGGGCGGGCGTCCGCCGGGGCCGCAGCTACCTGGGCGGCTGGTTCTGGGTGGCGGGCGTGCCGCTGCTCGGGCCGACGGTGTACTGCCGGTACGACATCATCGTGACGGCGCTGGCGATCGCGGGCCTGCTGGTGATGCTGCGCCGCCCGGCGCTCAGCGGGGTGCTGCTGGGCCTGGGCGGGCTGGTGAAGGTGTGGCCGCTGCTGGCGCTGATCGGCTCGCCGCGCGGACGGCGGACCCGGCGGGCCTGGACCTCGGCGGTGGCGTGCGCGGCCGCGCTGGGCTTCCTGCTGATGGCGGGCATGAACGGCGCCTTCGAGTTCCTGAAGTTCCAGTCGGAGCGCGGCATCGAGATCGAGTCGCTGGGCGCGCTGCCGCTGCACTACGCGAAGCTCGCGGGGTCGTGGAACGGCACCGTGACGATGAACTACGGCTCGGTGGAGTTCCTCGGCCCGTGGGTGCCGGTGATCTCCAAGGTGATGGTGGGCCTGTCGGTGGCGGGCTTCGGCTGGCTGCTGGTGTGGCGGCTGCGGGCGGCCCGCTGGACCTCGGCGACCACCTTCGACGCGGCGCTGTGCGCGCTGCTGATCTTCACCACGACCAGCCGGGTGATCTCCCCGCAGTACATGATCTGGGTGGTCGGCCTGACCGCCGTCTGCCTGACGGTGCGCGGCAGCAGCCAGCGGCCGGTGGCGGTGCTGGTGCTGGTCACGGCGGTGCTGACCACGCTGGAGTTCCCGGTCATGTTCGGCGCGGTGAACCGCAGCGAGCTGGGCGGCGTGCTGGTGCTGACCGCCCGCAACCTGCTGCTGCTGGTGACCACGGTGCTCTCGGCGTACCGGCTGTGGCGCTCCACCCGGCGCCGGGAGGCGCTGACCACGGTGGTGCTGCCGGCCGACCAGGTCACCCCGCAGTACCCGGTGCGGCCGGGGATCGCCTACGAGCAGGACCTGCTGGACGACCTGACCCCGGCCGACCGGGGCTGA
- a CDS encoding glycosyltransferase family 4 protein has protein sequence MHKTLIVTNDFPPRPGGIQAFVHNMAVRQPAGSVVVYASTWKDGREVAEFDAAQPFRVIRDRTRMMVPTPRVTRRAAEILRAEGCTSVWFGAAAPLGLMAPALRRAGAERLLGMTHGHEAAWAQLPVSAQLLRRIGAGTDVLTYLGEYTRSRIARAVGPDAARRMTQLPPGVDESTFRPDSGGDAVRARLGLSERPVVVCVSRLVPRKGQDTLIRALPRVLAAQPDAVLLIVGGGPYRAELEKLVDTVGVRSSVVFTGAVPWAELPAHYGAGDVFAMPCRTRRGGLDVEGLGIVYLEASATGLPVVAGDSGGAPDAVREGETGYVVPGTGGEQLLAERLVRLLGDEGLRREMGEAGRKWVHAAWRWDMLAERLTGLLRER, from the coding sequence ATGCACAAGACCCTCATCGTCACCAACGACTTCCCGCCCAGGCCCGGCGGCATCCAGGCGTTCGTCCACAACATGGCCGTCCGGCAGCCCGCCGGCTCCGTCGTGGTGTACGCCTCCACCTGGAAGGACGGCCGCGAGGTCGCCGAGTTCGACGCCGCGCAGCCCTTCCGGGTGATCCGCGACCGGACCCGGATGATGGTCCCCACCCCCCGGGTGACCCGGCGGGCCGCCGAGATCCTGCGCGCCGAGGGCTGCACCTCGGTCTGGTTCGGCGCCGCCGCCCCGCTCGGCCTGATGGCCCCCGCGCTGCGCCGGGCCGGCGCCGAGCGGCTGCTCGGCATGACCCACGGGCACGAGGCCGCCTGGGCCCAACTGCCGGTCTCCGCGCAACTGCTGCGCCGGATCGGGGCCGGCACCGACGTCCTCACCTACCTGGGCGAGTACACCCGCTCCCGGATCGCCCGCGCGGTCGGGCCGGACGCCGCCCGGCGGATGACCCAACTGCCGCCCGGGGTCGACGAGTCGACCTTCCGGCCGGACTCCGGCGGCGACGCCGTCCGGGCCCGGCTCGGGCTCAGCGAGCGGCCCGTCGTGGTCTGCGTCTCCCGGCTGGTGCCGCGCAAGGGGCAGGACACCCTGATCCGGGCCCTGCCGCGGGTGCTGGCCGCCCAGCCCGACGCGGTGCTGCTGATCGTCGGCGGCGGCCCCTACCGGGCCGAACTGGAGAAGCTCGTCGACACCGTCGGCGTCCGCTCCTCGGTCGTCTTCACCGGCGCCGTCCCCTGGGCCGAACTCCCCGCCCACTACGGCGCCGGCGACGTCTTCGCGATGCCCTGCCGGACCCGGCGCGGCGGCCTCGACGTCGAGGGCCTCGGCATCGTCTACCTGGAAGCCTCCGCGACCGGCCTCCCGGTCGTCGCCGGCGACTCCGGCGGCGCGCCGGACGCCGTCCGCGAGGGCGAGACCGGCTACGTGGTGCCCGGCACCGGCGGCGAACAGCTCCTCGCCGAGCGGCTGGTGCGGCTGCTCGGCGACGAGGGGCTGCGCCGCGAGATGGGCGAGGCCGGGCGGAAGTGGGTGCACGCGGCCTGGCGCTGGGACATGCTCGCGGAGCGGCTCACCGGGCTGCTGCGGGAGCGCTGA
- a CDS encoding C40 family peptidase, whose product MSVPRRTPLPGVQRIARALALTAAATSALGLTVGGAAAAPLSPADPPNRAEVKQQVDQLYEEAERASETYNAAQERLRTLQAETGTLQDQVAAGQDELNRMRGDLAAVAAAQYRSQGVDPTVRLMLDQDPAGYLTGARSLEQATARQSDSLRDLAERQRRLDERRREAGGKLAELEQARQRLAAAKEDVHERLLRAQRLLNSLAPAERVRMAADDAREARQRATRGTDRIDLGDQPPSSDRAGAALAAAISKIGSPYVYGSTGPGTFDCSGLMYWSWRQAGVTLPRTSQEQASAGRRVSLADARPGDLVIFYNDRHHVGMYAGGGVVVHAPYPGARVRYESVGAMPVNTVVRV is encoded by the coding sequence GTGTCCGTGCCCCGCCGCACCCCACTGCCCGGTGTCCAGCGCATCGCCCGGGCCCTGGCGCTCACCGCCGCCGCGACCAGCGCGCTCGGACTGACCGTCGGCGGGGCCGCCGCCGCCCCGCTGAGCCCCGCCGACCCGCCGAACCGGGCCGAGGTCAAGCAGCAGGTCGACCAGCTCTACGAGGAGGCCGAGCGGGCCTCGGAGACGTACAACGCGGCGCAGGAGCGGCTCAGGACCCTGCAGGCCGAGACCGGCACCCTCCAGGACCAGGTCGCCGCCGGGCAGGACGAGCTCAACCGGATGCGCGGCGACCTGGCCGCCGTCGCCGCCGCCCAGTACCGCTCCCAGGGCGTCGACCCGACCGTCCGGCTGATGCTCGACCAGGACCCGGCCGGCTACCTGACCGGCGCCCGCTCGCTCGAACAGGCCACCGCCCGGCAGAGCGACAGCCTGCGCGACCTGGCCGAGCGGCAGCGCCGGCTGGACGAGCGGCGGCGGGAGGCCGGCGGCAAGCTGGCCGAGCTGGAGCAGGCCAGGCAGCGGCTGGCCGCCGCCAAGGAGGACGTCCACGAGCGGCTGCTCCGGGCGCAGCGGCTGCTGAACTCGCTGGCCCCCGCCGAACGGGTCCGGATGGCCGCCGACGACGCCCGGGAGGCCCGGCAGCGCGCCACCCGCGGCACCGACCGGATCGACCTCGGCGACCAGCCGCCGTCCTCCGACCGGGCCGGGGCCGCGCTGGCCGCCGCGATCTCCAAGATCGGGTCGCCCTACGTCTACGGATCGACCGGCCCCGGCACCTTCGACTGCTCCGGTCTGATGTACTGGTCGTGGCGGCAGGCCGGAGTGACCCTGCCGCGGACCTCGCAGGAGCAGGCCTCGGCCGGCCGGCGGGTGAGCCTCGCCGACGCCCGGCCCGGAGACCTGGTGATCTTCTACAACGACAGGCACCACGTCGGCATGTACGCCGGGGGGGGCGTCGTCGTGCACGCGCCCTACCCGGGCGCCCGGGTCCGCTACGAGAGCGTCGGCGCGATGCCGGTGAACACGGTGGTACGGGTCTGA
- a CDS encoding C40 family peptidase, with translation MASHRRPKQPSRARISVFTAAAATAVALTAQAGAHAAPAQPNKDEVKAQVDKLLEEQEQAAEKFNGAKERSDQLRKQADDLQDQVARGQEQLTELSSGLAAVAGDQYRQGGVDPSMQLMLSSNPDKYLAQAASFDQAASTQAETLKSLKEQQRRLDQQKQEAAQVLHELDTQTQALNDAKSEVNGKLAEAQKLLAKLSAADRAAILRDTGGTASRSSNRVDPASLPQASGYAATAVAAALGKQGSAYVWGATGPNTFDCSGLMVWAYAKAGVSLPRTSQSQGSYGVNVGTDWHNAQPGDLVVYYGDRHHVGMYIGDGMVVHAPRTGDVVKVMKVDTLPISTIRRV, from the coding sequence TTGGCCTCCCACCGGCGTCCCAAGCAGCCGAGCCGTGCGCGGATCTCCGTGTTCACCGCCGCCGCCGCGACCGCGGTCGCCCTGACGGCCCAGGCCGGCGCGCACGCCGCCCCGGCCCAGCCGAACAAGGACGAGGTCAAGGCGCAGGTCGACAAGCTGCTGGAGGAGCAGGAGCAGGCCGCCGAGAAGTTCAACGGCGCCAAGGAGCGGTCCGACCAGCTGCGCAAGCAGGCCGACGACCTCCAGGACCAGGTGGCCCGCGGCCAGGAGCAGCTGACCGAGCTCTCCTCCGGCCTCGCGGCGGTCGCCGGGGACCAGTACCGGCAGGGCGGCGTCGACCCGTCGATGCAGCTGATGCTCTCGTCCAACCCGGACAAGTACCTCGCCCAGGCGGCCTCGTTCGACCAGGCCGCCAGCACCCAGGCCGAGACGCTGAAGTCGCTCAAGGAGCAGCAGCGCCGCCTGGACCAGCAGAAGCAGGAGGCCGCCCAGGTCCTGCACGAGCTGGACACCCAGACCCAGGCGCTCAACGACGCCAAGAGCGAGGTCAACGGCAAGCTCGCCGAGGCGCAGAAGCTGCTCGCCAAGCTGAGCGCCGCGGACCGCGCCGCGATCCTGCGGGACACCGGCGGCACCGCCTCGCGCAGCTCCAACCGGGTCGACCCGGCCTCCCTGCCGCAGGCCAGCGGCTACGCCGCGACCGCGGTGGCGGCGGCGCTCGGCAAGCAGGGCTCCGCGTACGTGTGGGGCGCCACCGGCCCGAACACCTTCGACTGCTCCGGCCTGATGGTGTGGGCGTACGCGAAGGCCGGCGTCTCGCTGCCGCGCACCTCGCAGTCGCAGGGCAGCTACGGCGTGAACGTCGGCACCGACTGGCACAACGCGCAGCCGGGCGACCTGGTCGTCTACTACGGCGACCGGCACCACGTCGGCATGTACATCGGCGACGGCATGGTGGTCCACGCGCCGCGCACCGGCGACGTGGTGAAGGTGATGAAGGTCGACACCCTGCCGATCTCGACCATCCGCCGGGTCTGA
- a CDS encoding C40 family peptidase, translating to MASHRRPKPASRARVSILTATAAAAVALSAQGGAHADPAPTKDQVKQQVDQLNEEAEIKTEALNASVEKQQDLQKQVGQLQDQLARQQGQVTTVQESLAGIAAEQYRTGSMPQTMQLMLSSTPDAFLGQAGALNVVGSTQADLLKSFKDEQSKLDAQRKEAESKLAELDTTTKALQADKADVQAKLAKAQELLNTLTQQEREQIAAAEAKAAADAKAKADAAASAASAASQDRASRSTDRPALDAPAPSNFSGNAVGAAVSKLGSWYAYGAAGPSSFDCSGLMQWAYKQAGVSIPRTSQAQAGAGTSLGTDIANARPGDLIIYYGDQHHVGMYVGNGQMIHAPHTGAQVRYESATAMPINRIVRI from the coding sequence GTGGCGTCCCATCGTCGTCCCAAGCCCGCGAGCCGTGCCCGGGTCTCGATTCTCACTGCGACCGCCGCCGCCGCCGTGGCGCTCTCCGCCCAGGGCGGGGCGCACGCCGATCCCGCGCCGACCAAGGACCAGGTCAAGCAGCAGGTCGACCAGCTCAACGAAGAGGCCGAGATCAAGACCGAGGCGCTGAACGCCTCGGTCGAGAAGCAGCAGGACCTGCAGAAGCAGGTCGGCCAGCTGCAGGACCAGCTCGCCCGGCAGCAGGGGCAGGTGACCACCGTCCAGGAGAGCCTGGCCGGGATCGCCGCCGAGCAGTACCGGACCGGCAGCATGCCGCAGACCATGCAGCTGATGCTCTCCAGCACCCCGGACGCCTTCCTCGGCCAGGCCGGCGCGCTGAACGTGGTCGGCTCCACCCAGGCCGACCTGCTCAAGAGCTTCAAGGACGAGCAGTCCAAGCTCGACGCGCAGCGCAAGGAGGCCGAGAGCAAGCTCGCCGAGCTGGACACCACCACCAAGGCCCTGCAGGCCGACAAGGCGGACGTCCAGGCGAAGCTCGCCAAGGCCCAGGAGCTGCTCAACACGCTGACCCAGCAGGAGCGCGAGCAGATCGCCGCCGCCGAGGCCAAGGCCGCCGCGGACGCCAAGGCGAAGGCCGACGCCGCGGCCTCCGCGGCCTCCGCCGCCTCGCAGGACCGCGCCTCGCGGAGCACCGACCGGCCCGCGCTGGACGCGCCCGCGCCCTCGAACTTCTCCGGCAACGCGGTCGGCGCGGCCGTCTCCAAGCTGGGCAGCTGGTACGCGTACGGCGCCGCCGGGCCGAGCAGCTTCGACTGCTCCGGCCTGATGCAGTGGGCCTACAAGCAGGCCGGCGTGTCGATCCCGCGCACCTCCCAGGCGCAGGCGGGGGCCGGCACCAGCCTGGGCACCGACATCGCCAACGCCCGCCCGGGCGACCTGATCATCTACTACGGCGACCAGCACCACGTCGGGATGTACGTCGGCAACGGGCAGATGATCCACGCCCCGCACACCGGCGCGCAGGTCCGCTACGAGTCGGCGACCGCGATGCCGATCAACCGGATCGTCCGGATCTGA
- a CDS encoding AMP-dependent synthetase/ligase gives MLDEFSLPARYQVPSDGNLADLVHQNAERHPGVAVLSRKSAGQWQDLTAAQFLAEVHAVAKGLVASGVGPGDRVAVMSRTRYEWTLLDFAIWTAGAITVPVYETSSAEQVRWILGDSGALAVVTETDAHAAVVEEVRAGLPGLEHAWQIERGGVAALTLAGAGVDDAVIAERRRLAGPDAIATIVYTSGTTGRPKGCQLTHGNFLAELGNVTARMPELFRTGESSVLLFLPLAHVLGRIAEIATAIAPVRLGHVSDIKNVTEELGSFKPTLILGVPRVFEKVYNTARAKAQADGKGKIFDRAADTAVAYSRALDAGGPSLGLRIRHAVFDKLVYGKLRGALGGRCRYAISGGAPLGERLGHFYRGIGFVVLEGYGLTESCAATAFNPHDRPKIGTVGQPLPGSAVRIAEDGEVLLKGPQIFTGYWNNPAATAEALRDGWFATGDLGTLDGDGYLTITGRKKEIIVTAGGKNVAPAVIEDRIRSHAIIGEVMVVGDRKPFIACLVTVDDEFLPRWKALNGKPADATLEQLRDDPDLLAAVQAAIDDGNQAVSHAEAVKKFHLLTTTFTEAGGHLTPSLKLKRNVVLKDFAAEIEGLYTK, from the coding sequence GCACGCCGTCGCCAAGGGCCTGGTCGCCTCCGGCGTCGGCCCGGGCGACCGGGTCGCCGTGATGTCCCGCACCCGCTACGAGTGGACGCTGCTCGACTTCGCGATCTGGACGGCCGGCGCGATCACCGTCCCGGTGTACGAGACCTCCTCCGCCGAGCAGGTCCGCTGGATCCTCGGCGACTCCGGCGCGCTCGCCGTGGTCACCGAGACCGACGCCCACGCCGCCGTGGTCGAGGAGGTCCGCGCCGGGCTGCCGGGGCTGGAGCACGCCTGGCAGATCGAGCGGGGCGGCGTCGCCGCCCTCACGCTGGCCGGCGCCGGCGTCGACGACGCGGTGATCGCCGAACGCCGGCGGCTGGCCGGGCCCGACGCGATCGCCACCATCGTCTACACCTCCGGCACCACCGGCCGCCCCAAGGGCTGCCAGCTGACCCACGGCAACTTCCTGGCCGAGCTGGGCAACGTCACCGCCCGGATGCCCGAGCTGTTCCGCACCGGCGAGTCCTCCGTCCTGCTCTTCCTGCCGCTGGCCCACGTGCTCGGCCGGATCGCCGAGATCGCCACCGCCATCGCCCCGGTCCGGCTCGGCCACGTCTCCGACATCAAGAACGTCACCGAGGAGCTCGGCTCCTTCAAGCCGACCCTGATCCTCGGCGTCCCCCGGGTCTTCGAGAAGGTCTACAACACCGCCCGCGCCAAGGCCCAGGCCGACGGCAAGGGGAAGATCTTCGACCGCGCCGCCGACACCGCCGTCGCCTACAGCCGCGCGCTGGACGCCGGCGGCCCCTCGCTCGGCCTGCGGATCCGGCACGCGGTCTTCGACAAGCTGGTCTACGGCAAGCTCCGGGGCGCCCTCGGCGGCCGCTGCCGGTACGCCATCTCCGGCGGCGCCCCGCTCGGCGAGCGGCTCGGCCACTTCTACCGCGGCATCGGCTTCGTCGTCCTGGAGGGCTACGGCCTCACCGAGTCCTGCGCCGCCACCGCCTTCAACCCGCACGACCGGCCGAAGATCGGCACCGTCGGCCAGCCGCTGCCCGGCTCGGCGGTCCGGATCGCCGAGGACGGCGAGGTGCTGCTCAAGGGCCCGCAGATCTTCACCGGCTACTGGAACAACCCCGCCGCCACCGCCGAGGCCCTCCGGGACGGCTGGTTCGCCACCGGCGACCTCGGCACCCTGGACGGCGACGGCTACCTGACCATCACCGGCCGGAAGAAGGAGATCATCGTCACCGCCGGCGGCAAGAACGTCGCCCCCGCCGTGATCGAGGACCGGATCCGGTCCCACGCGATCATCGGCGAGGTCATGGTGGTCGGCGACCGCAAGCCCTTCATCGCCTGCCTGGTCACCGTCGACGACGAGTTCCTGCCCCGCTGGAAGGCCCTCAACGGCAAGCCCGCCGACGCCACCCTCGAACAGCTCCGCGACGACCCGGACCTGCTCGCCGCCGTCCAGGCCGCGATCGACGACGGCAACCAGGCCGTCTCGCACGCCGAGGCGGTCAAGAAGTTCCACCTGCTGACCACCACCTTCACCGAGGCCGGCGGCCACCTCACGCCCTCCCTCAAGCTCAAGCGCAACGTCGTCCTGAAGGACTTCGCCGCCGAGATCGAGGGCCTCTACACCAAGTAG